The following are encoded in a window of Gloeothece citriformis PCC 7424 genomic DNA:
- a CDS encoding TauD/TfdA family dioxygenase, protein MQLKVPQRKKIQVSSTELIKTKLIQTNSLLPLMIQPNVENLNLISWVANHREWIETHLIKHGGLLFRNFNIYHVSQFEQFLKTISAELLTYCYGSTPRHQVGEKIYTSTEYPASQSIPLHNEMAYSLNWPMKISFFCLKAASKGGETPIADSRKIFKAISPQIKKKFLEKGVMYVRNYGDKFDLPWQKVFQTTSRKKVEQFCHYANIKFNWLNDNHLRTYQICQGVATHPQTGDQVWFNQAHLFHISSLQSDIYQSLMATFDQQDLPRNAYYGDGSEIEFSVLDEIREIYQQHSIIFPWKTGDILLLDNMLAAHGRMPYQGDRKVLVGMAESFNTQQ, encoded by the coding sequence ATGCAGCTAAAAGTCCCTCAACGTAAAAAAATTCAAGTTTCATCTACTGAATTAATTAAAACTAAATTAATCCAGACTAATTCTCTTCTTCCTTTAATGATTCAACCCAATGTTGAAAATCTAAATTTAATCAGTTGGGTAGCTAATCATCGAGAATGGATAGAAACCCATTTAATTAAGCATGGCGGACTATTATTCCGAAATTTTAATATTTATCATGTCAGCCAATTTGAGCAATTCCTAAAGACAATTAGCGCAGAACTATTAACCTATTGTTATGGGTCAACGCCTCGTCATCAAGTGGGGGAAAAAATATATACTTCTACAGAGTATCCGGCCTCTCAATCTATTCCTTTACATAACGAGATGGCCTATTCTCTAAATTGGCCGATGAAAATTAGCTTTTTTTGTCTTAAAGCTGCTTCAAAAGGAGGAGAAACTCCCATTGCTGATAGTCGAAAGATATTTAAAGCTATTTCTCCCCAAATTAAAAAAAAGTTTCTTGAAAAAGGAGTTATGTATGTGAGAAACTACGGCGATAAATTCGATTTACCTTGGCAAAAGGTTTTTCAAACAACGAGCAGGAAAAAAGTTGAACAATTCTGCCATTATGCTAATATTAAATTTAATTGGCTTAACGACAATCATCTCAGAACTTATCAAATTTGCCAAGGGGTAGCAACTCATCCGCAAACGGGGGATCAAGTCTGGTTTAATCAAGCTCATTTGTTTCATATTTCCAGTTTACAATCAGATATTTATCAATCTTTAATGGCAACGTTTGATCAACAAGATTTACCGAGGAATGCTTATTATGGCGATGGGTCTGAAATAGAATTTTCTGTCTTAGATGAAATCCGAGAAATTTATCAACAACACTCTATTATTTTCCCTTGGAAAACTGGCGATATTCTCCTTTTAGATAATATGTTAGCTGCTCATGGACGGATGCCTTATCAAGGCGATCGCAAAGTTTTAGTGGGAATGGCAGAAAGTTTTAACACTCAACAATAA
- a CDS encoding class I SAM-dependent DNA methyltransferase — protein MDMTTSSITHNLSGLNFDHSSQLENSMRSSYNKLADIYNEIWDQPYDEEVIQLLEKFILRYLPQNAHILDLCCGTGNLIKPLIEKGYQVTGTDISESMLNYARSKVPDTQLILSDARFLNIPPTFHGVISLGSLNHFLSLEDLKKVFQNVFDSLLENGIFGFNIAMETMYSSEKWIDQVMTDVKDELIWIWKKKYDSETKLCTKTITILELIDQQWQRSDKILLSTVYKTEEIQATLEEVGFSKIKIYDLEKELNDTNKLGSYVFICHKNKK, from the coding sequence ATGGACATGACAACATCATCAATTACCCATAACTTATCTGGTTTAAATTTTGATCATTCTTCTCAACTTGAAAATAGCATGAGATCGTCGTATAATAAACTAGCTGATATTTATAACGAGATTTGGGATCAGCCTTATGATGAAGAAGTCATACAATTATTAGAAAAATTTATCCTGAGATATTTACCCCAAAACGCGCATATTCTAGACTTATGCTGTGGAACAGGAAACTTAATAAAACCTCTAATAGAAAAAGGCTATCAGGTAACAGGTACTGATATTTCTGAATCTATGTTAAATTATGCTCGTAGCAAAGTACCCGATACTCAATTAATTCTAAGTGATGCACGTTTTTTAAACATCCCACCGACATTTCACGGCGTAATTTCACTGGGTAGTTTAAACCATTTTCTGAGTTTAGAAGATTTAAAAAAAGTTTTTCAAAATGTGTTTGATTCTCTTTTAGAAAATGGTATATTTGGTTTTAACATAGCTATGGAAACCATGTATAGCTCTGAGAAGTGGATTGATCAGGTCATGACGGATGTTAAAGATGAATTAATTTGGATTTGGAAAAAGAAATATGACTCCGAAACTAAACTTTGTACCAAAACAATTACTATTTTAGAGTTAATCGATCAACAATGGCAACGTTCCGATAAAATTTTGCTATCAACAGTTTATAAAACTGAAGAAATCCAAGCTACTTTAGAAGAGGTTGGTTTTTCTAAAATCAAAATTTATGATTTAGAAAAAGAGTTAAACGATACCAATAAACTGGGAAGTTACGTATTTATTTGTCATAAAAATAAAAAATAA
- a CDS encoding non-ribosomal peptide synthetase, with product MQDISLSGFRLSPQQQHLCLLQQEISNQPYRIQGMILLEGNLKREILDMAIQTVIEQHEILRTVFRALPGMSIPLQVITEESNPVINYQDISHLTSEEKTNTITFLFNRLNQQLFNLEQSPIVHFSLLKISLQKHLLLIGLPALCADSKTLKNLMGEISRFYEACYNNKDIFAQPLQYVDIAEWQNELFEGEEAQLGKEYWQNLNFKQTINLKLNQENLLENKSEFTPKYLTLNFGDNLLTKINEFAQKTNSSVENILQSCWQILLYRLTGNSEITIGTFSEGRNYEELESALGLLAKYLPIKSKFLDSLAFEEVLNKIQEEKNHVFQWQDSFNWQEEDPLKIPFFPFCFEFDDEFPQYCAVGLTFSLEKQYSCIDRFKIKLVGIHRHNKLIAQWHYDSSRFSSETIAQLGERFTTLLEDALNTPQKTIENLEILGKEERRRLLIEFNQTEQDFLPEKCIHQLFEQQTALTPENIAVIYENEQLTYKELDAKANQLAHYLKELGVNSDTIVALCVERSLLLVVGLLGILKAGGAYLPLDPQLPSDRLTFMLEDAQGDILLTQKSLSERFLGQAKQVICLDDWKPITHYPQESSHSTVTPDNLAYIIYTSGSTGKPKGVTVEHRQLFNYLQGILQRLQLSQPANFATVSTFAADLGNTAIFPALCSGGSLHIISQERAMNPDALAQYCEDHPIDCLKIVPSHLNGLLMAANPEKILPKKYLILGGEVLNWQLVKQIQSLSQNLKIVNHYGPTETTVGVLTYQIEQESHQNVQTVPLGRPLPNTQIYLLDEKMRPVPFGDPGEIYIGGKNVTRGYLNREDLTGDRFINNPFDPSQQSKLYKTGDLGRYLPDGNLEFLSRVDHQVKLHGFRIELGEIETLLKHNSAIRDVVVVMREEDSGKKQLVAYIVLSQGSEISYPELRNHLKEKLPDYMIPAVFVPLKALPLTPNGKIDRQSLPTPDSNQLEKAKTYQAPRTAIETTLAEIWSQVLGLERVGIEDNFFELGGDSILSLQITARANQAGLKISPKQLFEYPTIAGLASVAGTATSKEAEQAIVTGSLPLTPIQHWFFEQELPDPHYWNQAVLLEAKQPIDPDLLSKAIQHLTKHHDALRMQFIQTQTGWESINGDWDENQQSPFSCIDLSSLAEIEQDKAFNTFANEQQASLNLSKGQLMGVTLFNFGKNRPVRLLWIIHHLVVDGVSWRVLIEDLQTAYEQLVEGKPLKLPAKTTSFKQWSQSLQNHSKSEKLQQEQDYWLKIPHQSLSPLPVDYRGGSNTLAEAETISVTLNKAETQSLLQEAPAIYRTQINDLLLTALVQTFSQWTGEPKLLLNLEGHGRESIIKDLDLSRTVGWFTTIFPVLLSLEGICEPGEAIKSIKEQLRSIPTHGIGYGVLRYLSSNQSLKTLPQAEVRLNYLGQLDIKEGETALFKLVNQNLGYSRSPRGKRAYLLDINGFVLEGQLRLNWTYSHQIHASKTIERLADGFIDALRSIITHCQSPNAGGYTPRDFPQAKLNQKDLNKLLSKFNLGNK from the coding sequence ATGCAAGATATATCACTAAGTGGATTTCGACTTTCACCACAACAACAACACCTCTGTTTACTTCAACAAGAAATCTCAAATCAACCTTATCGAATTCAAGGCATGATTTTGCTTGAGGGAAACCTTAAGCGAGAAATTTTAGACATGGCGATACAAACAGTTATCGAGCAGCATGAAATTCTTAGAACTGTTTTTCGCGCTTTACCCGGAATGTCTATTCCGCTTCAAGTCATTACTGAAGAGTCTAACCCAGTTATAAACTATCAAGATATCAGTCATCTAACTTCCGAAGAAAAAACTAATACTATCACTTTTTTATTTAACCGATTAAATCAACAACTTTTTAACCTCGAACAGAGTCCTATTGTCCATTTTAGTTTGCTGAAAATTTCGCTTCAAAAACATTTATTATTGATTGGATTACCAGCCCTTTGTGCTGATTCAAAAACCTTGAAAAATCTGATGGGTGAAATTAGTCGTTTTTATGAGGCTTGCTACAATAATAAAGATATTTTTGCTCAACCTCTACAATATGTTGATATAGCTGAATGGCAAAATGAATTATTTGAGGGAGAAGAGGCTCAACTCGGAAAAGAATATTGGCAAAACCTAAATTTTAAGCAAACAATTAATCTTAAACTCAATCAAGAAAATTTATTAGAAAATAAGTCAGAGTTTACCCCTAAATATTTAACCCTCAATTTCGGGGATAACCTTTTGACAAAAATCAATGAATTCGCTCAAAAAACTAACAGTTCAGTAGAAAATATTCTTCAATCCTGTTGGCAAATTTTATTGTATCGATTGACGGGAAATTCTGAAATTACTATAGGAACTTTTTCTGAAGGGAGAAATTATGAAGAGTTAGAGTCAGCCCTAGGATTATTGGCAAAATATTTACCGATTAAATCTAAATTTTTAGACTCTTTAGCATTTGAGGAAGTTCTTAATAAAATTCAAGAAGAAAAAAATCATGTGTTTCAATGGCAAGACTCTTTTAATTGGCAAGAAGAAGATCCGTTAAAAATCCCGTTCTTTCCCTTCTGTTTTGAATTTGATGATGAATTTCCTCAATATTGCGCTGTCGGACTAACCTTTTCTCTAGAAAAACAGTATAGTTGTATAGACCGATTTAAAATTAAACTGGTTGGGATACATCGCCATAACAAACTTATCGCGCAATGGCATTATGATAGTAGCCGATTTTCCTCAGAGACGATCGCACAGTTAGGGGAACGATTTACCACCTTACTAGAAGATGCCCTTAATACCCCTCAAAAGACGATTGAGAACTTAGAAATCCTCGGTAAAGAAGAACGCCGACGATTATTAATCGAGTTTAACCAAACCGAACAAGACTTTTTACCGGAGAAATGTATTCATCAGTTATTTGAACAACAGACTGCACTTACCCCAGAGAACATCGCCGTTATCTATGAAAATGAGCAACTGACTTATAAAGAACTGGATGCTAAAGCTAATCAACTCGCTCACTATTTAAAAGAATTGGGAGTTAATTCAGATACAATTGTAGCCTTATGCGTAGAGCGATCGTTATTATTGGTGGTAGGATTACTCGGCATTCTTAAAGCAGGAGGAGCTTACCTACCCTTAGATCCCCAATTGCCTAGCGATCGTCTTACCTTCATGTTAGAGGATGCCCAAGGGGATATCCTGCTGACTCAAAAGTCTTTATCAGAAAGATTTTTAGGTCAAGCAAAACAAGTTATTTGTCTTGATGACTGGAAACCTATAACCCATTATCCTCAAGAAAGTTCTCATAGCACCGTCACCCCAGATAATTTAGCCTATATTATTTATACTTCAGGTTCGACCGGTAAACCTAAAGGTGTCACAGTAGAACATCGACAACTGTTTAACTATTTACAAGGAATTTTACAACGATTACAACTCTCCCAACCTGCTAACTTTGCTACCGTCTCTACTTTTGCAGCAGATTTAGGCAATACTGCTATTTTCCCTGCCTTATGTAGCGGGGGATCTTTACACATTATCTCTCAAGAACGAGCCATGAATCCCGATGCACTGGCTCAATACTGTGAAGATCATCCCATCGACTGCCTTAAAATCGTTCCTTCCCACCTTAATGGGTTGTTAATGGCTGCCAATCCCGAAAAAATACTCCCGAAAAAGTATTTAATTTTAGGAGGAGAAGTCTTAAATTGGCAGTTAGTTAAACAAATACAATCATTATCACAAAACCTAAAAATTGTCAACCACTATGGGCCGACGGAAACTACCGTTGGGGTTTTAACTTATCAAATAGAACAGGAATCTCATCAAAACGTCCAAACTGTTCCTTTAGGTCGCCCCCTTCCTAACACTCAAATTTACTTACTTGACGAAAAAATGCGTCCCGTCCCTTTTGGAGACCCAGGAGAGATTTATATAGGGGGAAAAAATGTCACTAGAGGTTATTTAAACCGAGAAGACCTTACAGGCGATCGCTTCATCAATAATCCTTTTGATCCTTCTCAACAGTCAAAACTATACAAAACAGGAGACTTAGGGAGATATTTACCCGATGGCAACCTCGAATTTTTGAGCAGAGTCGATCATCAAGTTAAACTTCATGGTTTTCGGATTGAACTGGGAGAAATAGAGACTTTATTAAAACATAATTCGGCAATTCGAGACGTAGTTGTTGTAATGAGAGAAGAAGACTCAGGAAAAAAACAACTGGTAGCTTATATCGTTCTTAGTCAAGGAAGTGAAATCTCTTACCCAGAATTGCGAAATCACCTCAAAGAGAAATTACCCGATTATATGATTCCGGCGGTCTTTGTCCCCTTAAAAGCTTTGCCCCTCACCCCTAACGGCAAAATTGATCGTCAATCATTACCTACTCCCGACTCCAATCAATTAGAAAAGGCAAAAACATATCAAGCACCTCGCACAGCCATAGAAACAACTTTAGCGGAGATTTGGTCTCAAGTGTTAGGACTTGAACGAGTAGGAATTGAGGATAACTTTTTTGAGTTAGGAGGAGATTCTATTCTCAGCTTACAAATTACGGCTAGGGCAAACCAAGCCGGCTTAAAAATTTCTCCTAAACAACTCTTTGAATATCCTACGATCGCCGGATTAGCTTCTGTTGCCGGAACCGCGACCTCAAAAGAGGCCGAACAAGCGATCGTTACTGGTTCACTCCCTTTAACACCGATTCAACACTGGTTTTTTGAGCAGGAACTCCCCGATCCTCATTACTGGAATCAAGCGGTACTGCTTGAAGCAAAACAGCCAATAGACCCAGATCTTCTAAGCAAAGCAATACAGCACTTAACTAAGCATCATGATGCCCTACGGATGCAATTTATCCAGACCCAGACGGGTTGGGAGTCAATTAATGGGGATTGGGACGAAAATCAACAGAGTCCTTTTTCTTGTATAGATTTATCTAGTTTAGCGGAAATAGAGCAAGATAAAGCGTTTAATACCTTTGCCAATGAACAACAAGCCAGCTTAAACCTTTCTAAAGGTCAACTCATGGGAGTTACCCTGTTTAATTTTGGCAAAAATCGACCAGTACGCCTACTATGGATTATTCATCACCTTGTAGTAGATGGGGTTTCTTGGCGAGTCTTGATTGAAGATTTACAAACTGCTTATGAGCAACTGGTTGAAGGGAAACCCCTTAAATTACCGGCAAAAACTACCTCTTTTAAACAGTGGTCTCAAAGTTTACAGAACCATAGCAAATCAGAAAAACTTCAGCAAGAGCAAGATTACTGGTTAAAAATTCCTCATCAGTCCCTTTCTCCTTTGCCTGTGGATTATAGAGGGGGTAGTAACACCTTAGCAGAAGCCGAAACCATCTCCGTTACCTTGAATAAAGCCGAAACACAATCTTTATTACAGGAAGCACCGGCTATCTACCGCACCCAAATTAATGATCTATTGCTCACTGCCCTTGTGCAAACATTTTCCCAATGGACAGGAGAACCGAAGTTGTTATTAAATTTAGAAGGACATGGACGAGAAAGTATTATTAAAGATCTGGACTTATCTCGAACAGTTGGCTGGTTTACGACTATTTTTCCTGTGCTGTTATCGTTAGAAGGGATTTGTGAGCCAGGAGAAGCCATTAAATCTATTAAAGAACAACTGAGGAGCATCCCAACTCACGGTATTGGTTATGGGGTACTGCGTTATTTAAGTTCTAATCAATCCCTCAAAACATTACCGCAAGCCGAAGTGAGACTTAATTATTTAGGCCAATTAGATATAAAAGAGGGAGAAACAGCCTTATTTAAGCTTGTTAATCAAAACCTAGGATATAGCCGTAGTCCCCGAGGAAAACGAGCTTATCTGCTTGATATTAATGGCTTTGTCTTAGAGGGTCAACTCAGGTTGAATTGGACTTACAGTCATCAAATTCATGCTTCAAAGACGATTGAACGCTTGGCTGACGGGTTTATTGACGCATTGCGATCGATAATTACTCATTGCCAATCCCCGAATGCGGGGGGATATACTCCAAGAGATTTTCCTCAAGCAAAACTTAATCAAAAAGACCTTAATAAACTTTTGAGCAAATTTAACTTAGGAAATAAATAG